From Rhodococcus sp. B7740, one genomic window encodes:
- a CDS encoding type II secretion system F family protein, translated as MMWATLLCLASALITLPTVASGLHRLAPDGRANADADDAPAPDPLAVATTFDLLAACLRSGLPVATAAAAAAHSAPISFGVALRKAADLLELGADATTAWDAVAQDPETEALARMARRSARAGSSMASAMTELAATQRTRAEDASAAAAERAGVLISGPLGLCFLPAFICLGIIPVVIGLAGNVLGGGLL; from the coding sequence CTGATGTGGGCAACGCTGCTCTGTCTGGCATCGGCACTTATCACGCTGCCCACGGTCGCGAGCGGATTGCACAGGCTGGCACCCGACGGTCGTGCGAATGCCGACGCCGACGATGCGCCGGCCCCCGACCCGCTCGCGGTGGCCACGACCTTCGATCTGCTCGCAGCGTGCCTACGTTCGGGCCTTCCCGTGGCGACTGCCGCTGCGGCAGCGGCACATTCCGCTCCGATCTCGTTCGGTGTCGCGTTGCGCAAGGCCGCCGATCTGCTCGAACTCGGAGCCGACGCCACCACAGCGTGGGACGCCGTCGCGCAGGATCCGGAGACCGAGGCTCTGGCGAGGATGGCACGGCGATCTGCCCGAGCCGGGTCGTCCATGGCGTCGGCGATGACGGAACTCGCTGCGACCCAACGAACCCGGGCCGAAGACGCATCGGCTGCTGCCGCCGAGCGCGCCGGTGTGCTGATCAGCGGGCCACTGGGGCTGTGCTTTCTGCCTGCCTTCATCTGCCTCGGCATCATCCCCGTGGTGATCGGACTGGCGGGCAACGTACTGGGCGGCGGTCTGCTGTGA
- a CDS encoding DUF4244 domain-containing protein — protein sequence MTGDYAIGTIAAAAFGAVLYTVVTGDSIVTALTGIIDGALNTAV from the coding sequence CTGACAGGCGACTATGCGATCGGGACCATCGCGGCCGCGGCATTCGGGGCGGTGCTGTACACGGTGGTGACCGGGGACAGCATTGTGACGGCGTTGACGGGGATCATCGATGGAGCGTTGAACACTGCCGTCTGA
- a CDS encoding TadA family conjugal transfer-associated ATPase: protein MSAVVTADLLDRVRDRLAASADAPVPATVAAAIRAEAGGVIGDTDMLAALRVLQTELTGAGPLEPLLSEPGVTDVLVTAPDQVWIDRGRGLERTGVRFVDEAAVRRLAQRLALSAGRRLDDAQPWVDGRLPGVGQGAFGVRLHAVLAPVASGGTCVSLRVLRPATQGLSALRASGAVTEDGYELLRRIVFGRLAFLVVGGTGAGKTTLLAALLGEVNPSERIVCVEDAAELAPAHPHVVRLVARAPNVEGVGEVSVRQLVRQALRMRPDRLVVGEVRGAEVIDLMTALNTGHDGGAGTIHANSPAEVPARLEALAALGGMGRDALHSQLAAAVQVVLHVHRSADGTRRLREIGVVDVDPTGRVHIAPAWSAAADATPGRGRLLELLDRRCGDNR, encoded by the coding sequence ATGAGCGCCGTCGTCACCGCGGATCTGCTCGACCGCGTCCGCGATCGTTTGGCTGCATCGGCCGACGCTCCGGTTCCCGCCACCGTCGCCGCAGCCATTCGAGCGGAAGCAGGCGGGGTCATCGGCGACACCGATATGCTTGCGGCCCTGAGGGTTCTGCAAACCGAGCTGACCGGCGCGGGGCCGTTGGAGCCGCTGCTGTCCGAACCGGGAGTGACCGACGTTCTGGTCACCGCACCGGATCAGGTGTGGATCGATCGTGGGCGCGGACTCGAGCGCACCGGAGTTCGTTTCGTCGACGAGGCTGCCGTTCGCCGGCTCGCGCAACGGCTCGCCCTCTCGGCCGGCCGTCGTCTCGACGACGCGCAGCCCTGGGTCGACGGTCGACTGCCCGGCGTCGGGCAGGGAGCGTTCGGCGTCCGCCTGCACGCTGTGCTGGCACCGGTGGCGAGCGGAGGAACGTGCGTGTCGCTCCGGGTGCTGCGACCCGCGACGCAGGGACTCTCCGCTCTCCGTGCATCGGGAGCCGTGACCGAGGACGGGTACGAGTTACTGCGTCGAATCGTGTTCGGTCGCTTGGCTTTCTTGGTCGTCGGCGGTACCGGGGCAGGGAAGACGACCCTTCTTGCTGCGCTGCTGGGCGAAGTGAATCCGTCCGAACGGATCGTCTGTGTCGAGGACGCGGCCGAGCTGGCACCGGCCCATCCGCACGTTGTTCGTCTCGTGGCCCGCGCACCCAACGTCGAAGGCGTCGGCGAGGTGTCGGTGCGGCAGCTGGTGCGTCAGGCCTTGCGAATGCGACCCGATCGTCTCGTGGTCGGTGAGGTGCGCGGGGCCGAGGTGATCGACCTGATGACGGCGCTCAACACAGGTCACGACGGCGGAGCCGGAACCATCCACGCGAACTCCCCGGCGGAGGTGCCCGCCCGGCTCGAAGCCCTTGCCGCACTGGGCGGAATGGGTCGAGACGCGCTGCACAGCCAACTCGCCGCGGCGGTCCAGGTGGTGTTGCACGTCCACCGCAGCGCCGACGGTACCCGACGACTGCGTGAGATCGGAGTGGTCGACGTCGATCCCACCGGGCGTGTGCACATCGCTCCGGCCTGGTCGGCGGCTGCCGACGCGACGCCGGGTCGAGGTCGACTCCTCGAACTGCTCGATCGCCGCTGCGGTGACAACCGATGA
- a CDS encoding type II secretion system F family protein, with protein MTAALVVLAAAVILWPSSFRRLPREARTASSAPRWLMPTGCALVVAGTVWWFGGFWAVSAAAVAGGTGWRRFRRRLERDRRAEELNWLATGVEVVIGELRVGSHPATASAVAADECGGIASTALRGAASRARLGGRAADGIAASDSLLDAELARLAAAWRVADEYGLALAELLDATREDMLGRRRFRERTDAALAGARATALVLAGLPILGVALGQLMGANPLQILLGGGLGGMLLLIGTALGCAGLLWTDAITGKVTT; from the coding sequence ATGACGGCCGCGCTCGTGGTCCTCGCTGCAGCAGTCATACTGTGGCCGAGCAGCTTTCGTCGGCTGCCCCGGGAGGCACGAACGGCGTCGAGCGCGCCGCGATGGCTGATGCCGACCGGCTGCGCTCTCGTCGTGGCAGGGACGGTGTGGTGGTTCGGCGGGTTCTGGGCCGTGAGCGCGGCGGCGGTGGCGGGTGGCACCGGATGGCGGCGTTTCCGTCGGAGACTCGAACGCGATCGGCGGGCCGAGGAATTGAACTGGCTCGCAACCGGAGTCGAGGTGGTCATCGGCGAGCTCCGCGTCGGATCCCATCCCGCCACGGCCAGCGCGGTTGCGGCCGACGAGTGCGGCGGCATCGCGTCGACGGCACTGCGCGGCGCGGCGTCGCGGGCCCGGCTGGGCGGTAGGGCTGCCGACGGTATCGCTGCGTCCGATTCGTTGCTGGACGCGGAGCTGGCCCGATTGGCCGCAGCGTGGCGGGTGGCGGATGAGTACGGACTCGCGCTCGCCGAACTGCTCGACGCCACCCGTGAGGACATGCTGGGGCGTAGACGGTTTCGCGAACGAACGGACGCAGCGCTCGCCGGAGCCCGCGCCACCGCGCTGGTCCTGGCCGGTCTACCGATCCTCGGAGTCGCGCTCGGTCAGCTGATGGGAGCCAATCCACTGCAGATCCTGCTCGGCGGCGGGCTCGGCGGAATGCTGCTGCTCATCGGCACGGCCCTGGGCTGCGCGGGACTGCTGTGGACCGACGCGATCACCGGCAAGGTGACGACCTGA
- a CDS encoding Rv3654c family TadE-like protein, producing MRPAFRRALQDDEGGATVLAALAMSALIAVVVMVIHVGSAVGARHQAQSAADLAALAGAGALDRGVADACETARELAVRMGTQLRECTIDEWDVIVTVGQPVFLGRFGMSDAIASARAGPG from the coding sequence ATGAGGCCCGCTTTCCGGAGGGCGCTACAAGACGACGAGGGCGGGGCGACGGTGTTGGCGGCGCTGGCGATGTCGGCGTTGATCGCCGTCGTTGTGATGGTGATCCATGTCGGCTCGGCGGTGGGTGCTCGCCATCAGGCCCAGTCGGCGGCCGATCTCGCGGCGCTGGCGGGTGCGGGGGCTCTCGATCGTGGGGTGGCCGATGCGTGCGAGACGGCGCGGGAGTTGGCGGTGCGCATGGGTACCCAGTTGCGGGAGTGCACGATCGACGAGTGGGACGTGATCGTCACGGTGGGCCAACCGGTGTTCCTCGGTCGCTTCGGAATGTCCGACGCCATCGCCTCGGCGCGGGCGGGTCCGGGGTGA
- a CDS encoding Mu transposase domain-containing protein: MLTQEEDVEINALHKRGWKIADIARHTGRDRKTIRSYLNGTTTPGVRKRSAPDPFEVFLAYVTARLIDDPHLWVRTLCDELEDLGYLMSYQTLHRKIRELKLRPICQACLTATERPNAVIEHPPGEETQWDWVDLPNPPASWGWGSMAHLFVGTLACSGKWRGVLAPNMTQPHVVDGLDRICRGLGGISRVWRFDRMATVCHPESGRVTASFTGVAKHYGVSVAICPPRRGNRKGAVEKSNHTAAQRWWRNLSDDLSVEQAQASLDRFCSLRGDTRLRPTKDGKTSVATIATAEGLHPMPPSAYPAILSTHRVVSRQALVSYRGNRYSVPPELASAQVTVTHVLGTDVIDIVTTSGIAIARHRLAADGTGAMVRDHGHIYALEQAAMAGANTGRPHRRKERIPPGPDALAAAEKLRTTTSATYPDAADRSENDSHATESDTAGAIIYDLSIYERAAHGRNTLS; this comes from the coding sequence ATGCTTACACAGGAGGAAGATGTGGAAATCAACGCCTTGCACAAACGAGGCTGGAAGATCGCGGACATCGCGCGTCACACCGGCCGCGACCGCAAGACCATCAGGTCGTACCTGAACGGCACCACCACTCCCGGGGTGCGTAAACGCAGCGCACCGGACCCATTCGAGGTGTTCCTCGCCTACGTCACTGCACGTCTGATCGACGACCCACACCTGTGGGTCCGCACGCTCTGCGACGAACTCGAGGACCTCGGCTATCTGATGTCGTATCAAACGCTGCACCGCAAGATCCGCGAACTCAAACTCCGGCCGATCTGCCAAGCGTGCCTGACGGCCACCGAAAGACCCAACGCGGTCATCGAACACCCGCCAGGGGAAGAGACACAATGGGATTGGGTCGATCTACCCAACCCACCCGCCTCGTGGGGCTGGGGATCGATGGCCCACCTGTTCGTCGGAACTCTGGCGTGTTCGGGCAAATGGCGCGGCGTCCTCGCACCGAACATGACCCAACCACATGTCGTCGACGGACTCGACCGGATCTGCCGAGGCCTCGGCGGGATCAGCCGAGTCTGGCGGTTCGACCGAATGGCCACAGTCTGCCACCCCGAGTCCGGCCGGGTCACCGCCAGCTTCACCGGCGTCGCGAAACATTACGGTGTCTCCGTTGCGATCTGCCCACCGAGGCGCGGCAACCGCAAAGGTGCAGTGGAGAAGTCCAATCACACTGCAGCGCAGCGGTGGTGGCGAAATCTCTCCGACGATCTGAGCGTCGAGCAAGCCCAAGCGAGCCTCGATCGGTTCTGCAGTCTGCGCGGCGATACTCGCTTGCGGCCGACGAAGGACGGCAAAACTTCGGTAGCGACGATCGCCACCGCCGAAGGACTGCATCCGATGCCGCCGTCCGCGTATCCCGCGATCCTGTCCACTCATCGAGTCGTATCCCGGCAGGCGTTGGTGTCCTACCGCGGCAACCGCTACTCAGTGCCGCCCGAGCTCGCGTCCGCGCAGGTCACCGTCACCCACGTTCTCGGGACCGACGTCATCGACATCGTCACCACCTCGGGTATCGCCATCGCCCGGCACCGGCTGGCGGCCGATGGGACCGGGGCGATGGTCCGCGATCACGGCCACATCTACGCCCTCGAGCAAGCAGCGATGGCCGGCGCGAACACCGGACGTCCGCACCGCCGCAAGGAACGTATTCCGCCCGGACCGGACGCACTCGCCGCTGCAGAGAAGCTCCGAACAACAACCAGTGCAACATATCCCGACGCAGCGGACAGATCGGAAAACGACAGTCACGCAACCGAATCCGATACCGCAGGAGCGATTATCTACGACCTGTCGATCTATGAACGCGCCGCACACGGAAGGAACACCCTGTCATGA
- the ssd gene encoding septum site-determining protein Ssd — METDSRQRTTHPAVTMSIELRGLREDVYRIAAAADCVVEEQNLLVGIGSTRSMWDRCGIILVDFASAETALSTGFPRRAGVILVTSAPPTLDDWRIATSLGAEHVIALPWDEDALVRILGEPASAPSGDGGVIAVVGARGGAGASTFAAALGLCSSRSGRRALVVEGDRYGSGLDLLLGWEKAPGLRWSGLVVEGGRVSADALHGALPSRSGLSVLALGRADGRGIGLSAVAVAAVLDAGRAAGDLVVCDAPRHPSDVSDALYAAADLVTLVLPAELRAVTSAEAVAAHVVDRNANVGLVVRGPAPGGLRADDIAVALGLPLLTSMRAEPALAERLERGGLVLGRRSPLAAAADTVLDTFAHKPGGQRRAA, encoded by the coding sequence ATGGAAACGGACTCGCGGCAGCGGACCACGCACCCGGCAGTGACGATGTCGATCGAACTTCGCGGACTGCGCGAGGATGTCTACCGAATCGCCGCGGCCGCGGATTGTGTTGTGGAAGAGCAGAACTTACTGGTCGGTATCGGCTCGACACGTTCGATGTGGGACCGTTGCGGAATTATTTTGGTCGACTTCGCGTCCGCAGAGACGGCACTGTCGACGGGATTTCCGAGACGAGCGGGCGTCATTCTGGTCACGTCCGCACCGCCGACGCTCGACGATTGGCGAATCGCCACATCGCTCGGTGCCGAGCATGTGATCGCCCTGCCGTGGGACGAGGACGCACTCGTGCGGATACTCGGCGAACCCGCGTCGGCACCATCCGGAGACGGCGGCGTGATCGCTGTGGTCGGCGCTCGCGGTGGCGCGGGCGCATCCACTTTCGCGGCCGCACTCGGACTGTGCAGCAGCCGTTCGGGTCGACGTGCCCTCGTGGTCGAGGGCGACCGGTACGGCAGCGGCCTGGACCTGCTGCTCGGTTGGGAGAAGGCTCCAGGTCTGCGGTGGTCCGGCTTGGTCGTCGAGGGCGGCCGAGTCTCCGCCGACGCTCTGCACGGGGCCCTGCCCTCCCGCTCCGGATTGTCGGTGCTGGCACTGGGCCGAGCCGACGGCCGAGGTATCGGACTCTCTGCCGTCGCAGTGGCGGCTGTACTCGATGCAGGACGCGCAGCGGGCGATCTCGTGGTGTGCGACGCCCCGCGTCATCCCAGCGACGTCTCCGACGCTCTGTATGCCGCGGCGGACCTCGTCACGCTGGTACTTCCGGCCGAGCTGCGCGCCGTGACGTCGGCCGAGGCGGTGGCCGCGCACGTGGTGGATCGAAATGCCAATGTCGGACTGGTCGTTCGCGGGCCGGCTCCGGGTGGGCTGAGGGCCGACGACATCGCCGTCGCCCTCGGGCTTCCGCTGTTGACGTCGATGCGTGCCGAGCCTGCACTGGCCGAGCGCCTCGAACGAGGAGGTCTGGTGCTGGGCCGTCGTTCGCCGCTGGCCGCAGCAGCCGACACCGTGCTCGATACGTTCGCGCACAAGCCCGGTGGGCAGCGGAGGGCGGCATGA
- a CDS encoding flp pilus-assembly TadE/G-like family protein, translating to MMLAFRRALRDDEGGATVLAALAMSALIAVVVLVMHVGSAVDARHQAQSAADLAALAGAGALDRGVTDACESARSVASRMSTDLRKCTIEGWDVVVTVGQPVFLGRFGMSDAIATARAGPG from the coding sequence ATGATGCTCGCTTTCCGGAGGGCGCTGCGTGACGATGAGGGTGGGGCGACGGTGTTGGCGGCGCTGGCGATGTCGGCGTTGATCGCCGTCGTGGTGCTGGTGATGCACGTCGGCTCGGCGGTGGACGCTCGTCATCAGGCGCAGTCGGCGGCCGATCTCGCGGCGCTGGCCGGGGCGGGCGCACTGGATCGTGGGGTTACCGACGCTTGCGAGTCGGCGCGATCAGTGGCGAGCAGGATGTCGACCGATTTGCGGAAGTGCACGATCGAGGGTTGGGACGTGGTCGTGACAGTAGGCCAACCAGTGTTCCTCGGGCGCTTCGGAATGTCCGACGCCATCGCCACGGCTCGGGCGGGTCCGGGGTGA
- a CDS encoding HAD family hydrolase → MVTNVTQSASNDDVPAGRRTARVAAFFDLDKTIIAKSSTLAFSKPFFDQGLINRRAVLKSSYAQFLFLLSGADHDQMERMRAHIASMTAGWDVEQVRAIVAETLHNIVDPLVFAEAADLIADHKLRGHDVVVVSASGDEIVRPIAELLGADHSMATTMVTVEGKYIGEVDFYCYGEGKVDAMNSLAAQHDYDLASSYAYSDSITDVPMLRAVGHPTAVNPDRALRKEAASRGWPILTFSNPVSLRSRIQTPSGKTVAASAAAGFSALAAGAITYGLLRRKR, encoded by the coding sequence ATGGTGACAAACGTGACCCAGAGCGCGAGCAACGACGACGTCCCGGCCGGCCGACGCACAGCGCGCGTCGCGGCATTCTTCGACCTCGACAAGACGATCATCGCCAAGTCCAGCACTTTGGCATTCAGCAAGCCGTTCTTCGACCAAGGACTCATCAACCGGCGCGCCGTTCTCAAGAGCAGCTACGCGCAATTTCTGTTCCTGCTGTCCGGAGCCGATCACGACCAGATGGAGCGCATGCGCGCGCACATCGCGAGCATGACCGCAGGCTGGGACGTCGAACAGGTGCGAGCAATCGTCGCCGAAACGCTGCACAACATCGTCGACCCCCTCGTGTTCGCCGAAGCCGCCGATCTCATCGCCGACCACAAGCTCCGTGGACACGACGTCGTGGTCGTCTCGGCGTCCGGTGACGAGATCGTGCGCCCCATCGCCGAGCTGCTGGGGGCCGATCACAGCATGGCGACGACGATGGTGACCGTGGAGGGCAAGTACATCGGCGAGGTCGACTTCTACTGCTACGGCGAGGGCAAGGTCGACGCCATGAACTCCCTGGCCGCGCAACATGATTACGACTTGGCGTCGAGCTACGCGTACTCGGATTCGATCACCGACGTGCCGATGCTGCGCGCAGTCGGGCATCCCACGGCCGTCAACCCCGATCGTGCACTGCGCAAGGAAGCAGCCTCCCGCGGATGGCCGATTCTCACCTTCTCCAACCCGGTCTCGCTGCGATCACGAATCCAGACCCCGTCGGGCAAGACCGTAGCAGCAAGCGCCGCAGCAGGTTTCAGCGCTCTCGCGGCCGGCGCGATCACCTACGGACTGCTCCGAAGAAAAAGATGA
- a CDS encoding TadE family type IV pilus minor pilin, whose product MTVEAAFAIASIVAVIVVCIGAIVSVTMHIGCVDAAREAARLAARGDGAQAVSVGQRVGPDGARVTVTEDGEFFVARVEVESPLPGLTLSAEAVAAAEPVAAE is encoded by the coding sequence GTGACGGTGGAGGCGGCGTTCGCGATCGCGTCCATCGTCGCGGTGATCGTGGTGTGTATCGGGGCGATCGTGTCGGTGACGATGCACATCGGGTGCGTCGATGCCGCCAGAGAAGCTGCTCGGTTGGCGGCCAGAGGTGATGGTGCGCAGGCTGTCTCGGTGGGGCAACGGGTCGGGCCCGACGGCGCTCGGGTGACGGTGACCGAGGACGGTGAGTTCTTCGTCGCGCGGGTGGAGGTGGAGAGTCCGCTGCCGGGGTTGACATTGTCGGCTGAGGCGGTTGCTGCTGCGGAACCGGTTGCAGCGGAATGA
- a CDS encoding DUF4244 domain-containing protein: MIENALQELKTRIMLFGVEDDGMSTAEYAIGTIAAAAFGAVLYTVVTGNSIVTALTGIIDRALNTAV; the protein is encoded by the coding sequence ATGATCGAGAATGCACTGCAGGAGTTGAAGACTCGAATCATGCTGTTCGGCGTGGAGGACGACGGCATGTCGACCGCGGAGTACGCCATCGGCACGATCGCAGCCGCGGCGTTCGGGGCGGTGTTGTACACGGTGGTGACCGGCAACAGCATCGTGACGGCGTTGACGGGGATCATCGATCGAGCGTTGAACACTGCCGTCTGA
- a CDS encoding alpha-hydroxy acid oxidase gives MPITRQIPRATDLREVLSFKKPDLNLRRRRLSAALTIDDLRTIARRRTPRAAFDYTDGAADAEISLSRARQAFRDVEFHPSILRDVSHVDTSTTVFGGPSALPFGIAPTGFTRLMQTEGEYAGSAAAGAAGIPFCLSTLGTTSIEDVKATNPNGRNWFQLYVMRDRDISFGLVERAAKAGFDTLLFTVDTPVAGARLRDKRNGFSIPPQLTASTIANAIPRPWWWWDFLTTAKLEFASLSSTGGTVGELLNSAMDPSISFEDLDVIREIWPGKLVVKGVQSVADSARLAELGVDGIILSNHGGRQLDRAPVPFHLLPQVVREVGSDFEVAVDTGIMHGADIVASIAMGASFTLVGRAYLYGLMAGGRQGVDRMIEILREDIVRTMQLLQVNSIAELTPEHVTQLTRLAPLQSGARTVTPH, from the coding sequence ATGCCCATCACCCGGCAGATTCCCAGAGCTACCGACCTGCGCGAGGTCCTCTCGTTCAAGAAGCCCGATCTGAACCTGCGCCGCCGACGCCTGAGCGCGGCACTCACCATCGACGATCTCCGCACCATCGCCCGTCGACGCACCCCGCGCGCGGCGTTCGACTACACCGACGGTGCCGCCGACGCCGAGATCTCACTCTCGCGAGCTCGTCAGGCCTTCCGCGACGTCGAATTCCATCCCTCGATCCTGCGGGACGTCTCCCACGTCGACACCTCGACGACAGTGTTCGGTGGGCCGTCCGCGCTCCCGTTCGGCATCGCGCCGACGGGATTCACCCGCCTGATGCAGACCGAGGGTGAGTACGCCGGGTCTGCCGCAGCCGGAGCGGCTGGAATTCCGTTCTGTCTCTCGACGCTGGGCACCACGTCGATAGAGGACGTCAAGGCCACCAATCCGAATGGGCGCAACTGGTTCCAGCTCTACGTCATGCGCGACCGCGACATCTCGTTCGGGCTGGTCGAACGCGCCGCGAAGGCAGGCTTCGACACACTGCTGTTCACGGTCGACACACCGGTTGCAGGAGCTCGCCTGCGCGACAAGCGCAACGGGTTCTCCATCCCGCCGCAGTTGACCGCGTCGACGATCGCCAACGCCATTCCGCGTCCATGGTGGTGGTGGGACTTCCTCACCACGGCCAAGCTCGAGTTCGCGTCACTGTCTTCGACCGGCGGCACGGTCGGGGAGCTGCTCAATTCGGCGATGGATCCGTCCATCTCGTTCGAGGACCTCGACGTCATCCGGGAGATCTGGCCCGGCAAGCTGGTCGTCAAAGGTGTTCAGTCGGTGGCCGATTCGGCCCGTCTCGCCGAACTGGGAGTCGACGGCATCATCCTGTCGAACCACGGAGGCCGACAGCTCGATCGCGCTCCTGTCCCCTTCCACCTGCTGCCGCAGGTCGTGCGCGAGGTCGGCTCCGACTTCGAGGTCGCCGTCGACACGGGCATCATGCACGGTGCCGATATCGTCGCCTCCATCGCGATGGGGGCGTCGTTCACACTCGTCGGCCGGGCGTACCTGTACGGCCTGATGGCCGGCGGCCGCCAGGGCGTCGATCGCATGATCGAGATCCTGCGCGAAGACATCGTGCGCACCATGCAACTGCTGCAGGTCAATTCGATCGCCGAGCTCACCCCGGAGCACGTCACTCAACTGACTCGGTTAGCCCCACTGCAGTCCGGGGCCCGCACCGTTACTCCACACTGA
- the istB gene encoding IS21-like element helper ATPase IstB, whose protein sequence is MTDQKAATNADRLPAPNTAAAASLYQRLRGHLAVLKLHDAAEALPSVLDQAAAEELSMTAALDRLLSIEVEATEARRLNGRLRFACLPTPASLEDFDYDAAAGVDRKLIEELATCRYLETATNVLLIGPPGVGKTHLSVGLARAAAHAGYRTYFTTAADLAARCHRAALEGRWATTMRFYAGPTLLVVDELGYLPLPGEAASALFQVVSQRYMKTSIVMTTNRGVGSWGEVLGDNTVAAAMLDRLLHRSVVLNLDGDSYRLRDHNARSEKLRKATTGTRQPLQ, encoded by the coding sequence ATGACCGACCAGAAAGCTGCCACGAACGCCGACCGGTTACCGGCCCCGAACACCGCCGCTGCAGCCAGCCTTTACCAACGCCTGCGGGGGCATCTCGCTGTCCTGAAACTTCACGACGCCGCCGAAGCGCTGCCGTCGGTCCTCGATCAAGCAGCCGCCGAAGAACTGTCGATGACCGCGGCGTTGGACCGGTTGCTCTCGATCGAGGTCGAGGCCACCGAAGCCCGCCGACTGAACGGCAGACTCCGATTCGCGTGCCTGCCGACACCGGCATCGCTCGAGGACTTCGACTACGACGCAGCCGCTGGTGTCGACAGGAAGTTGATCGAGGAGTTGGCGACCTGCCGATACTTGGAGACAGCGACGAATGTGCTGCTCATCGGCCCGCCCGGGGTCGGCAAAACGCATCTGTCGGTCGGGCTGGCGCGTGCCGCAGCTCATGCCGGCTATCGAACGTATTTCACCACCGCAGCTGATCTCGCTGCCCGCTGTCATCGAGCCGCTCTCGAAGGAAGGTGGGCTACGACGATGCGGTTCTACGCTGGACCGACACTTCTCGTCGTTGATGAACTCGGCTACCTACCGTTGCCCGGCGAGGCAGCGTCGGCGTTGTTTCAGGTTGTCTCGCAACGGTATATGAAGACGTCGATCGTGATGACCACCAACCGTGGCGTGGGATCGTGGGGTGAAGTGCTCGGTGACAACACCGTCGCAGCAGCCATGCTCGACCGGCTTCTGCATCGATCCGTCGTGCTCAACCTCGACGGTGATTCCTACCGTCTCCGAGACCACAACGCCAGATCGGAGAAGCTCCGCAAAGCCACCACAGGAACCCGCCAACCACTACAGTGA
- a CDS encoding FAS1-like dehydratase domain-containing protein: MPVTDHVTGRYAAAVPAIVEKVGCHYLPPQDYEIGREQIREFARSVQDDHPSHHLERAAATLGYDSLIAPVTFVSVIGTRLLPELFEHLLIGYSVSDVLHTDQQIVLRRPLEVGDRINSDLCLESFRQSSGSDVMVTSNTLTDASGIEVITCRTTFVARTGGYTEPAIATALRTLMRS, encoded by the coding sequence ATGCCTGTGACCGATCACGTGACGGGCCGGTATGCAGCGGCTGTTCCGGCCATCGTGGAAAAGGTGGGTTGTCACTATCTCCCGCCGCAGGACTACGAGATCGGGCGTGAACAGATTCGAGAGTTCGCCCGGTCCGTCCAGGACGACCATCCATCGCATCACCTCGAACGTGCCGCAGCCACTCTCGGCTACGACTCGTTGATCGCCCCCGTCACTTTCGTCAGCGTCATCGGCACGCGGCTGTTGCCCGAACTGTTCGAGCACCTGCTGATCGGCTACTCCGTGAGCGACGTGCTGCACACCGATCAGCAGATCGTGCTCCGACGACCGTTGGAGGTGGGCGACCGGATCAACTCCGACCTGTGTCTGGAATCGTTTCGACAGTCCTCGGGCAGCGACGTGATGGTCACCAGCAACACCCTCACCGACGCGTCGGGAATCGAAGTGATCACCTGTCGAACCACATTCGTGGCCAGGACCGGTGGATACACCGAACCCGCGATAGCCACGGCGCTCCGCACTCTGATGCGGAGCTGA